Proteins encoded within one genomic window of Triticum aestivum cultivar Chinese Spring chromosome 2D, IWGSC CS RefSeq v2.1, whole genome shotgun sequence:
- the LOC123051447 gene encoding ubiquitin-60S ribosomal protein L40: MQIFVKTITGHTLTLEVKGTDTVDTVKARIQDKQGIAGAASQDPHQLPSLVFAGKQLDEEDGRTLADYGIGKESTLHHVLGLRGGLRHRSCYPNHISPSLLALALRYNENKMICRKCYGRLPPGATNCRKKKCGHTNDLRPKKRFDGRAGLRGK; this comes from the exons atgcagatcttcgtcaagacaaTCACCGGGCACACTCTCACGCTCGAGGTCAAGGGCACCGACACCGTCGACACCGTCAAAGCTCGGATCCAGGACAAGCAAGGgatcgccggcgccgcctcccaGGACCCGCACCAGCTGCCGTCGCTCGTCTTCGCCGGGAAGCAGCTAGACGAGGAGGACGGCCGGACGCTGGCCGACTACGGCATCGGCAAGGAGTCGACGCTGCACCACGTGCTCGGCCTCCGCGGCGGCCTCCGGCATCGAAGCTGCTACCCCAATCACATCAGCCCCAGCCTCCTAGCGCTTGCGCTCCGCTACAACGAGAACAAGATGATCTGCCGCAA GTGCTATGGACGTCTTCCTCCGGGGGCTACCAACTGCCGCAAGAAGAAGTGCGGCCACACCAATGAC ctaAGGCCGAAGAAACGTTTCGATGGTAGAGCAGGTTTACGAGGGAAATAG